In Leptospira congkakensis, one DNA window encodes the following:
- a CDS encoding LIC_11090 family protein, with the protein MKRWLQIASVLILLPFIGKILFLETGLLAQSMYKLSLVCHCNHGSKNEIHKEEDSPTPTRITCHLTKNSGQHQCSCAKKKSVTKVLQSQLMNPSFTTETKFNQTMNLVATSFPILSNSNLPIGFTHLPYKPPRSNFT; encoded by the coding sequence ATGAAACGTTGGTTACAAATAGCCTCGGTTTTGATCCTTCTTCCATTTATAGGTAAAATCTTATTTTTGGAAACAGGACTACTTGCCCAGTCTATGTATAAACTTTCTTTGGTTTGTCATTGTAACCATGGATCCAAAAACGAAATCCATAAAGAAGAAGATTCTCCAACTCCCACACGGATCACTTGCCATTTAACAAAGAATAGTGGCCAACACCAATGTTCTTGTGCTAAAAAGAAGTCCGTCACAAAAGTTCTACAATCACAATTGATGAACCCTAGTTTCACAACGGAAACAAAATTCAATCAAACAATGAACCTAGTCGCAACAAGTTTTCCAATCCTATCAAATTCCAATCTACCCATTGGGTTCACTCACTTACCATACAAACCACCAAGGTCAAATTTTACTTAA
- a CDS encoding ABC transporter permease, whose translation MKEILLFEIKENIRSRWVFIYSGLLVLVMMILSFFGDQNGIRLLVSTMNLTLIVIPLFSITFSGMSFLESMPFAEVLLSKSVSRNALFFGKYLGISISLSLGLLFGLGIPGTFLFFSDPNFLFLFFELLFFGIFLTCIFVAIAFSISSFIRRGEIVLTVSLLVWLYFFIFFDALVFIFSLYLGDYPIEIPSLIVILLNPIDLIRILLILQTSSSALLGFSGALLLKQLGIIGVLGITVLFLSLWIIIPLLISFKRFQKRNF comes from the coding sequence ATGAAAGAAATTTTATTATTTGAAATAAAAGAAAACATAAGAAGTCGTTGGGTATTTATATACTCAGGATTACTCGTTCTCGTAATGATGATTTTAAGTTTTTTTGGCGATCAAAATGGTATTCGTTTGCTCGTAAGCACAATGAACTTAACACTCATAGTCATCCCTCTATTTTCTATTACATTTTCTGGAATGTCTTTTTTAGAATCCATGCCTTTTGCTGAAGTATTACTTTCTAAATCTGTGAGTCGTAATGCCTTATTTTTTGGAAAATATTTAGGGATTTCCATTTCACTCTCCCTAGGTTTGTTGTTTGGACTTGGAATTCCAGGAACATTTTTATTCTTTAGTGATCCCAATTTTCTATTTTTATTTTTTGAGTTACTCTTTTTTGGAATCTTCCTAACCTGTATCTTTGTTGCGATTGCCTTTTCAATTTCTTCTTTTATCCGGAGGGGAGAAATTGTTTTAACGGTTTCGCTTTTAGTATGGTTGTATTTTTTTATCTTCTTTGATGCACTCGTATTTATTTTTAGTTTGTACTTAGGTGATTATCCAATTGAAATTCCATCACTTATTGTTATTTTACTAAACCCCATAGACTTAATTAGAATTCTTTTAATTCTACAAACAAGTTCCTCTGCCCTTCTTGGATTTTCAGGAGCATTATTATTAAAACAATTAGGAATCATTGGAGTATTAGGAATTACTGTTTTGTTTTTATCTTTATGGATAATCATTCCTCTATTGATATCTTTTAAACGATTCCAAAAAAGAAACTTTTGA